One region of Salinirubrum litoreum genomic DNA includes:
- a CDS encoding uracil-DNA glycosylase produces the protein MNAMDGLCVTDCERCPALVESRSRIVNGVGPDDASLLFVGEAPGAQEDERGEPFVGRSGDVLDDALAEAGVLREEVRITNCVRCRPPENRDPHTEELDNCRGYLETEIDRVDPAILVTLGKVPAEHLLDRSVAITKEAGSVADARLGGQSRRVLLSVHPAATLYDRSQQETFENAIREAVELAGLGDGGDGGGAGGGGSSGQSRLGDY, from the coding sequence ATGAACGCGATGGACGGACTCTGTGTCACGGACTGTGAGCGCTGTCCGGCGCTGGTCGAGTCGCGCAGTCGGATCGTCAACGGCGTCGGTCCCGACGACGCCTCGCTCCTCTTCGTCGGCGAGGCTCCCGGCGCACAGGAGGACGAACGGGGCGAACCGTTCGTCGGGCGGTCGGGGGACGTGCTGGACGACGCGCTTGCCGAGGCGGGCGTCCTCCGCGAGGAGGTCCGGATCACGAACTGTGTGCGCTGTCGACCGCCGGAGAACCGCGACCCACACACCGAGGAACTCGACAACTGCCGGGGCTACCTCGAGACCGAGATCGATCGCGTCGACCCCGCGATCCTCGTCACGCTCGGCAAGGTCCCGGCCGAACACCTGCTGGATCGGTCGGTAGCGATCACGAAGGAGGCGGGATCGGTGGCCGACGCCCGACTCGGTGGGCAGTCCCGGCGGGTGCTCCTCTCGGTGCATCCGGCCGCGACGCTGTACGACCGCAGTCAGCAGGAGACGTTCGAGAACGCGATCCGCGAGGCGGTCGAACTGGCGGGACTCGGCGACGGCGGCGATGGTGGCGGCGCAGGCGGTGGCGGATCGAGTGGACAGTCGCGGCTCGGCGATTACTGA
- a CDS encoding DUF6498-containing protein, with protein MSLRPRDSALPALLALVGANLLPLAGVLFGGWTVWEVLIVYWIESGIVGLFSIPRILLAAGSSDDSTFSVTINGRPVDVSGPETPVDGLHVYPENVPIAGFFCMHYGIFWVVHGVFVLSFPLFLGGGGASVGAVGGGGLGTLIGTFGTIGLAIVGLVVSHGVSFVTNYVGREEYRHTSAGERMSAPYGRVVVLHVTIIVGAFLVGSLGGPLPALVLLVVLKTGIDLGAHLREHRRASGRTDADEGLVIEVGQ; from the coding sequence ATGTCACTCCGACCGCGCGACTCGGCACTCCCCGCACTGCTCGCGCTGGTCGGTGCGAACCTGCTCCCACTCGCCGGCGTCCTGTTCGGCGGGTGGACCGTCTGGGAGGTGCTGATCGTCTACTGGATCGAGAGCGGCATCGTCGGGCTGTTCTCGATTCCGCGTATCCTGCTCGCGGCCGGCTCCAGCGACGACTCGACGTTCTCCGTGACGATCAACGGTCGCCCGGTCGACGTCTCCGGGCCCGAGACCCCGGTCGACGGGCTCCACGTCTACCCCGAGAACGTCCCGATTGCGGGCTTCTTCTGTATGCACTACGGTATCTTCTGGGTCGTGCACGGCGTCTTCGTGCTCTCCTTTCCGCTGTTTCTCGGGGGTGGTGGTGCCAGCGTCGGTGCAGTCGGCGGGGGCGGTCTCGGCACACTGATCGGCACCTTCGGGACGATCGGACTGGCGATCGTCGGCCTCGTCGTCAGCCACGGCGTCTCGTTCGTGACGAACTACGTCGGCAGAGAGGAGTACCGCCACACCTCGGCCGGCGAGCGCATGTCGGCACCCTACGGGCGGGTCGTCGTCCTCCACGTGACGATCATCGTCGGCGCGTTCTTGGTCGGGTCGCTCGGCGGTCCACTGCCGGCGCTCGTCCTGCTGGTCGTGCTGAAGACCGGCATCGACCTCGGGGCACACCTCCGAGAACACCGCCGGGCGAGTGGCCGGACCGACGCCGACGAGGGACTGGTGATCGAGGTCGGACAGTAG
- the phnE gene encoding phosphonate ABC transporter, permease protein PhnE produces MSTDTRSIDEVLTRLNNRQRIRRILTVVGIVAVIAVTWIGMGFLGFQYDDLARQLPTFIQSLTEFLSPDFVDFTGYSRENEITGWAGLYESLLRPGELLSSLVAQEGIVGVSVVTIVIGFTGTVLGFPLALLFGVLGSERVTPFPFNFIFRGTMSTIRAVPALVWILIFIPLSGISPVSAMLAVATDTIGNLGRLFTDELEEIDEGPIEAIRSTGASSSQIVSFGMLSQVSSSFIAWTLYILEINTRIAISLGVVGAGGIGQYINLRIDLFAYSRAAAGLLMVVFIVLTVELTSSRLRARLRPEEDSDTSLVDAIKSLGDMNKWLGTNAGKK; encoded by the coding sequence GTGAGCACCGACACCCGCAGTATCGACGAGGTACTGACTCGGCTGAACAACCGCCAACGTATCCGCCGCATCCTGACGGTCGTCGGCATCGTCGCGGTGATCGCCGTGACGTGGATCGGGATGGGCTTTCTCGGCTTCCAGTACGACGACCTCGCCCGCCAACTGCCGACGTTCATCCAGTCGCTGACCGAGTTCCTCAGTCCGGACTTCGTGGACTTCACCGGCTACTCGCGTGAAAACGAGATCACCGGCTGGGCGGGCCTCTACGAGAGCCTGCTCCGACCCGGCGAGCTCCTGTCGAGTCTCGTGGCACAGGAGGGGATCGTCGGCGTCAGCGTCGTCACGATCGTCATCGGCTTCACCGGAACGGTGCTGGGCTTCCCGCTCGCCCTGCTCTTCGGCGTCCTCGGCTCCGAGCGCGTGACGCCGTTCCCGTTCAACTTCATCTTCCGTGGGACGATGTCCACCATCCGCGCCGTGCCAGCGCTGGTGTGGATCCTGATCTTCATCCCGCTGTCCGGGATCTCGCCCGTCTCCGCGATGCTTGCGGTGGCGACCGACACGATCGGGAACCTGGGTCGGCTGTTCACCGACGAGTTGGAGGAGATCGACGAGGGCCCGATCGAGGCGATCCGCTCGACCGGAGCGAGTTCCTCACAGATCGTCTCCTTCGGGATGCTCTCGCAGGTGTCCTCCTCGTTCATCGCGTGGACGCTGTACATCCTGGAGATCAACACCCGGATCGCCATCTCGCTGGGCGTCGTCGGTGCCGGGGGGATCGGCCAGTACATCAACCTCCGGATCGACCTGTTCGCCTACTCGCGGGCCGCCGCCGGCCTGCTGATGGTCGTGTTCATCGTCCTGACGGTCGAACTCACGTCCTCGCGGCTCCGGGCGCGCCTGCGCCCCGAGGAGGACTCCGACACGAGTCTCGTGGACGCGATCAAGAGTCTCGGCGACATGAACAAGTGGCTCGGGACGAACGCCGGCAAGAAGTAA
- the phnC gene encoding phosphonate ABC transporter ATP-binding protein gives MPAISVNNVTKRYDDVVALDDVSFDIPEGEFVVILGPSGAGKSTLLRILNGLTPPTDGNVYIGDEPIGSARSEVGMVFQMHYLIENMSAYRNALTGALSRAGLVRSLLTWYDGQDKRNALEALDTVGLLDFAEQRAGSMSGGQKQRVGIARALVQNPDLLLADEPVSSLDPKAARDVMSYMKEAADERGLTTLASLHQVNIAREFGERFIGVRDGEVVFDGSREDLTMEVVDEIYYGESMDDADDGEARLGEVVDA, from the coding sequence ATGCCAGCTATTTCAGTGAACAACGTCACCAAGCGATACGACGACGTGGTGGCCCTCGACGATGTCTCGTTCGACATCCCCGAGGGCGAGTTCGTCGTCATCCTCGGTCCCTCCGGGGCCGGGAAGTCTACACTCCTCCGGATACTCAACGGACTCACGCCCCCCACAGACGGCAACGTCTACATCGGCGACGAGCCCATCGGGTCCGCCCGGAGCGAGGTCGGGATGGTGTTTCAGATGCACTACCTGATCGAGAACATGAGCGCCTACCGGAACGCCCTGACCGGGGCGCTGTCCCGCGCCGGGCTGGTCCGGAGTCTCCTGACCTGGTACGACGGCCAGGACAAGCGCAACGCGCTCGAAGCGCTCGACACGGTCGGCCTGCTCGACTTCGCAGAACAGCGCGCCGGCTCCATGTCCGGCGGCCAGAAACAGCGCGTCGGCATCGCCCGCGCACTGGTCCAGAATCCGGACCTCCTGCTCGCGGACGAACCGGTGTCGAGTCTGGACCCGAAGGCCGCCCGCGACGTGATGTCGTACATGAAGGAGGCGGCCGACGAGCGCGGCCTGACAACGCTCGCTAGCCTCCACCAGGTGAACATCGCACGCGAGTTCGGCGAGCGGTTCATCGGGGTCCGCGACGGCGAGGTCGTCTTCGACGGCAGTCGCGAGGACCTGACGATGGAGGTCGTCGACGAGATCTACTACGGTGAGTCGATGGACGACGCGGACGACGGCGAGGCCCGCCTCGGGGAGGTCGTCGACGCGTGA